In Streptomyces thermolilacinus SPC6, a single genomic region encodes these proteins:
- a CDS encoding lanthionine synthetase LanC family protein yields the protein MQHPPEHPVRTPAAAPDEAPDDAPDTAHTPREPHTPREPRAALGLAVRCLTAWAAAPDGHGSAPHPSDPGIPVLAHTVASVGAPEAARAAAHAVAVWARGAGRGRGHTGLYDGGLAGTLVGLRLGATLHPSLHQVADRLRDRLVAAAATRERRREGVRLADYDLIIGPSGGLLAHCVGARPEPGHLTPYRDRLTALCDSDDLRRLRTDGYDGHPHLAWLQGRVNTGMGHGAAGVAAALTAAVRHGGDEAADALRRVVVWLERQEYEDGRGVRTWPGAGLDGRTPPGDAAPRQAWCYGAPGVAWALWDAADALGDTAAADRAAAVFTRLAERYDEGFHLYGDGPADLLGLCHGAAGVLVVADAFARHAGHAGATGLRERLTTLLGARLPDALAAGHDAVAAALEPDGPDAVGSTAEPSGSGTTARWSADLLTGAPGALAALLTAAHGASRSWLPCLGLR from the coding sequence GTGCAGCACCCTCCCGAACACCCCGTGCGCACCCCCGCCGCAGCCCCCGACGAAGCGCCCGACGACGCTCCGGACACGGCACACACCCCGCGCGAACCGCACACCCCGCGCGAACCGCGCGCCGCGCTCGGCCTCGCCGTCCGGTGCCTGACCGCCTGGGCGGCCGCGCCGGACGGTCACGGCAGCGCACCGCACCCGTCGGACCCGGGCATCCCCGTGCTGGCCCACACAGTGGCGAGCGTCGGCGCACCGGAGGCCGCCCGTGCCGCCGCCCACGCGGTGGCCGTCTGGGCGCGCGGTGCCGGGCGCGGCCGCGGCCACACCGGGCTGTACGACGGCGGCCTCGCCGGCACGCTCGTCGGCCTGCGCCTCGGCGCCACCCTCCACCCGAGCCTCCACCAGGTCGCCGACCGGTTGAGGGACCGCCTGGTCGCCGCGGCGGCGACACGCGAGCGCCGCCGCGAAGGGGTGCGGCTGGCCGACTACGACCTGATCATCGGCCCCTCGGGCGGCCTCCTCGCGCACTGCGTCGGCGCGCGTCCTGAGCCGGGCCACCTCACTCCGTACCGCGACCGGCTCACCGCCCTGTGCGACAGCGACGACCTGCGGCGGCTGCGCACCGACGGTTACGACGGCCATCCGCACCTGGCGTGGCTCCAGGGACGCGTCAACACCGGCATGGGCCATGGCGCGGCCGGGGTGGCCGCCGCGCTCACCGCCGCCGTCCGGCACGGGGGCGACGAGGCCGCGGACGCGCTGCGCCGGGTCGTGGTGTGGCTGGAGCGGCAGGAGTACGAGGACGGGCGGGGGGTGCGCACCTGGCCGGGCGCCGGGCTCGACGGGCGGACCCCGCCGGGCGACGCCGCGCCCCGGCAGGCGTGGTGCTACGGCGCGCCGGGCGTGGCGTGGGCTCTGTGGGACGCGGCGGACGCGCTCGGGGACACCGCGGCGGCCGACCGGGCGGCCGCGGTGTTCACGCGGCTGGCCGAACGGTACGACGAGGGGTTCCACCTGTACGGCGACGGGCCCGCCGACCTGCTGGGCCTGTGCCACGGGGCGGCGGGCGTGCTGGTGGTGGCCGACGCGTTCGCCCGGCACGCCGGACACGCGGGCGCGACGGGCCTGCGGGAGCGCCTCACCACACTGCTGGGGGCCCGCCTCCCGGATGCGCTGGCGGCGGGCCACGACGCGGTGGCGGCGGCCCTTGAGCCGGACGGTCCGGACGCGGTCGGGTCCACGGCAGAACCGTCCGGCTCCGGTACGACCGCCCGCTGGTCGGCCGATCTGCTGACGGGCGCGCCCGGCGCGCTGGCCGCGCTCCTCACCGCCGCGCACGGCGCTTCCCGGTCGTGGCTGCCGTGCCTGGGCCTCCGCTAG